In Flammeovirgaceae bacterium 311, one DNA window encodes the following:
- a CDS encoding hypothetical protein (COG0589 Universal stress protein UspA and related nucleotide-binding proteins): MNEIKKILIPIDFSAVSLNAIRHANSILQEHPAEVVLVYVNTPERKLREQEILNSFRKFEENHLTGIFFSYSFDVRHGKLLNVLANVTLCHTPDYTIMGLRERVPDIALASELMRLRKKSNTMVTA; this comes from the coding sequence ATGAATGAAATAAAAAAGATTTTGATACCGATCGATTTTTCTGCCGTATCCCTCAACGCTATTCGGCATGCAAACAGTATTCTGCAGGAACATCCCGCAGAAGTTGTACTGGTATATGTTAATACTCCTGAAAGAAAGCTTAGGGAGCAGGAAATTCTAAACAGCTTTAGAAAATTTGAGGAGAACCACCTCACAGGCATTTTCTTCAGCTATAGCTTTGATGTGCGGCATGGAAAGCTGCTAAACGTACTGGCAAATGTCACCCTGTGTCATACGCCTGACTACACGATCATGGGGCTTAGAGAAAGAGTGCCCGATATTGCACTTGCCTCTGAGCTCATGCGCCTGCGTAAAAAATCCAATACAATGGTAACGGCCTGA
- a CDS encoding UspA domain-containing protein (COG0589 Universal stress protein UspA and related nucleotide-binding proteins), whose amino-acid sequence MKTILIATDYSRCANNALEYAAALAKGLHARLVVFYAFNLALVPPTTAADYVPDVDDLIWENNERLNTIGAKVSEAYGIEVIGVSTTDLVLDGLKKQVKKFDVDLLVLGLRGKSIFTRVLGTITTSVIKRSKCPVLLVPEDAAFRGIRKILFACNYRYLSSNSKLEAIYEIASTYQAQVQILHVEKDVDFIPSHFQKHINRNKTNMEELLRGIKHNYRFLHEDDIHEGIKRGTEELNADVLVMVPHKPVFLKSLIHPSVTKKMVLHTHIPLLALPNIKNSKAAKEEQQPEKASL is encoded by the coding sequence ATGAAAACCATACTGATAGCAACCGATTATTCAAGATGTGCTAACAATGCACTCGAATATGCTGCCGCTCTGGCAAAGGGCTTGCATGCACGGCTTGTAGTTTTTTATGCATTCAATCTTGCATTAGTACCTCCTACTACAGCAGCAGATTATGTTCCCGATGTTGATGATCTGATCTGGGAAAACAATGAACGCCTTAATACAATTGGTGCAAAGGTATCTGAAGCGTATGGTATTGAGGTAATAGGCGTTAGCACTACTGATCTGGTGCTGGACGGACTTAAAAAGCAGGTAAAAAAATTTGATGTAGATCTTCTGGTTCTGGGACTTAGGGGCAAATCCATCTTCACCAGGGTGCTGGGCACCATCACCACTTCGGTCATCAAACGAAGCAAATGTCCAGTACTGCTAGTACCGGAAGATGCGGCCTTCAGGGGGATCAGAAAAATTCTCTTTGCCTGCAACTACAGGTATTTATCCAGCAACAGCAAACTGGAAGCCATTTATGAAATAGCCTCCACCTACCAGGCACAGGTTCAGATCCTGCATGTCGAAAAGGATGTTGATTTTATACCCTCTCACTTTCAAAAACACATTAACCGGAATAAAACTAACATGGAGGAGCTGCTAAGGGGTATCAAACACAACTACAGGTTCCTGCACGAAGATGACATCCATGAAGGGATCAAAAGAGGAACAGAAGAATTAAATGCCGATGTGCTGGTAATGGTGCCCCATAAGCCCGTTTTTCTGAAATCGCTGATTCACCCCAGTGTTACCAAAAAAATGGTACTGCATACGCATATTCCGCTGCTGGCATTACCGAATATCAAAAATTCAAAAGCCGCAAAAGAAGAGCAGCAGCCTGAAAAGGCCTCCCTCTAA
- a CDS encoding hypothetical protein (COG1597 Sphingosine kinase and enzymes related to eukaryotic diacylglycerol kinase), with product MAAKVKEEIVPLFQQHLKIHTPFKNSIDIHIDDDDLIVTYLSDDLLKELLPIVIERKWKIGFLPHPGMLNARLGFGISRDPAVSVKNILETESAQHVDLLMVNGRPAFDTVVIGQSLSFVYGSSELKKANRILSKVKNFFKLFESVQLKQYTIEYKQKGDQKDQKINTAALGMFIVQHGGSSLVPRKIIKESFSNDGMLSSLILAPQSVLGLVKFGVVSLFLSKKNPKLPPFAAHIKTNKIRVLSEEPMNLSVDNALLSAKEIELEVVPKIIQVVPGIHLETIELENSSSKEVFKTQSLPTGELREELLRAPLPLINHATTEQFKEIFTTLRENARPTSSYLVLMFLSTFIATFGLFGNSSPVVIGAMILAPLMAPIISLAMGVLRQDSKLIRSSLQSIGYGLLVGYFCAIIITLMTPLTTPNAQIISRIRPNLLDLWIAVGSGVAGAYAHAKKEVAKTLAGVAIAVALVPPLAVSGIGVGWLNWGIFSGALLLLMTNLAGMVFAAAITFLMLGFSPFRLAKKGLIISIVFMLGISAPLALGFNRMVKESRIIQNLNGYRINGMVLRDVNIRQMNPMKLSVTIFSERPLEENELKQLKAEIESLLQEEVEMEITVGIKM from the coding sequence ATGGCTGCCAAAGTCAAAGAGGAAATCGTACCCCTTTTTCAGCAGCATCTAAAAATTCACACTCCTTTCAAAAACAGCATAGATATTCACATAGATGATGATGATCTGATCGTAACCTATCTCTCTGATGATCTGCTAAAGGAGCTGCTGCCCATTGTAATTGAGCGTAAATGGAAAATCGGTTTTTTGCCCCATCCCGGCATGCTCAATGCCAGGCTTGGCTTTGGTATTTCCAGAGATCCGGCTGTATCTGTCAAAAATATACTGGAAACAGAATCTGCTCAGCATGTTGATTTGTTGATGGTGAACGGACGACCAGCGTTCGATACAGTTGTGATAGGGCAGTCACTAAGTTTTGTATACGGCAGTTCTGAGCTTAAAAAAGCCAACAGAATACTGAGCAAGGTGAAGAATTTCTTTAAGCTTTTTGAAAGTGTACAGCTTAAACAATATACGATTGAATATAAGCAAAAGGGTGATCAGAAAGATCAGAAGATCAATACTGCCGCACTGGGCATGTTTATCGTGCAGCACGGAGGAAGTTCTTTAGTACCCAGAAAAATCATCAAAGAGTCTTTCTCAAATGATGGCATGCTGAGTAGCCTGATACTTGCTCCGCAAAGTGTTCTGGGGCTGGTGAAGTTTGGCGTGGTGAGTTTGTTCCTGTCAAAAAAGAACCCCAAATTACCGCCTTTTGCAGCTCACATCAAAACAAACAAGATCAGGGTTTTGAGCGAAGAACCCATGAACCTGTCTGTTGACAATGCTTTACTGAGTGCTAAAGAAATAGAATTAGAGGTGGTGCCAAAGATCATTCAGGTAGTACCAGGAATACATCTTGAAACAATAGAGCTTGAAAACAGCAGCAGCAAAGAAGTTTTTAAAACCCAGTCGCTGCCCACTGGAGAATTAAGGGAAGAACTGTTAAGGGCACCACTGCCGCTGATCAATCATGCTACCACAGAACAGTTCAAAGAGATTTTTACCACCCTTAGGGAAAATGCCAGGCCTACCTCCAGTTATCTGGTGCTGATGTTTCTTTCCACTTTTATTGCAACATTTGGCCTGTTCGGCAATTCCTCACCTGTGGTGATCGGTGCCATGATCCTGGCTCCGTTGATGGCACCCATCATTTCACTGGCCATGGGGGTGTTGAGGCAGGATAGTAAGTTGATCAGGAGCAGTTTGCAATCCATAGGATACGGGCTGCTGGTGGGCTATTTCTGTGCCATCATCATTACCCTCATGACGCCCTTGACCACGCCCAATGCGCAGATCATTAGCCGGATCAGGCCAAATCTGCTGGATTTATGGATAGCCGTGGGATCTGGTGTTGCCGGGGCCTATGCCCATGCAAAAAAAGAAGTGGCCAAAACCCTGGCCGGTGTAGCTATTGCAGTAGCCCTGGTGCCACCGCTGGCTGTATCTGGTATTGGGGTGGGGTGGCTGAACTGGGGTATTTTTTCCGGAGCCTTGTTGCTGCTGATGACGAACCTGGCTGGTATGGTATTCGCTGCAGCCATTACATTTTTGATGCTTGGCTTCAGCCCCTTCAGGTTGGCAAAAAAAGGATTGATCATTTCTATTGTATTTATGCTGGGCATCAGTGCACCGCTGGCACTTGGATTTAACAGAATGGTGAAAGAAAGTAGGATTATTCAAAATCTGAATGGGTACCGGATCAATGGTATGGTACTAAGGGATGTGAATATCAGACAAATGAATCCGATGAAGCTTTCTGTAACCATCTTCAGTGAAAGGCCGCTGGAGGAAAATGAACTTAAGCAGCTTAAAGCAGAAATAGAAAGTCTTCTGCAGGAAGAAGTAGAGATGGAAATCACCGTCGGAATTAAAATGTAA
- a CDS encoding hypothetical protein (COG1615 Uncharacterized conserved protein) has translation MFSIIYLLLLIGSGAIFVSGIRKEKTSQITAGLLLFLLVLAFFWFLNFWSEKLWFDSLGYTDRFWILELAEWGVAAAALVVGALVTWLVLLGISRERRWIRYLGLVLGGLYAMNWGWANWPLLLLFINQVPTAITDPIFGMTTSFYFFSLPFFNAVLNLLLALLAIAIIASLLVIFVDPESWRRILDPKRWQNFSWNQQAFSSFVDPALYNPLFMNAGLFLLVLAVKKYLDRFELMYSASGVVYGPGWTDVNVRLPMIWVVIGVTVFMGILLLLSPLRSRLRYWLSGRSRLFGGNPGSFLLVLLGFLALVWFVALSVIPGLFQNFKVNPNEITLEQPYILNNIQFTQQAFNLHKIQEREYPVINTFNRQTVQENEGIFSNIRLWDYRALDEVYKQFQEFRLYYEFEDIDIDRYRYNGQYKQVMISARELDVNNLPAQSQTFVNRKFKYTHGFGVVLNDVSEFTPSGLPELLVSNIPPVSKFPELAVEQPRIYYGEHADEYVVANSAEEEFDYPSGDNNVYNKYDGTGGVRLDNFWQQFLFAYKFNETKLLFSGYPQNDSRIMFHRSIRQRVQRLAPFLQFDNDPYIVLADGKLYWMIDAYTVSNNYPYSQPYASVESDIQRQERADVQRGAERSLRSINYIRNSVKVVVDAYNGSADFYMFDQDDPLIRTWDNIVPGLMKPWQEMPQSLLDHIRYPVDLLLIQGIVYAKYHMMDPTVFYNQEDLWVRATEKYYDRVQPVEPYYIMWQLPEAQDHSFVLMMPFTPKNRQVLNGWLAGMCDPENYGELLAYNFPKDKRVIGPQQVETKIDQDPNLSSQLSLWDQRGSRVIRGNVLAIPVNETLFYVEPIYLQAETAAYPELRLVVVMHNDNMAYAPTFEAALQQVLAGTDEAIAARRSEATAGEEGIDTAEAGSAESPLQAIPQGLNERVRAANQAFEDYLRYTGDRDFQRASEALNRLEENLKALESEQQ, from the coding sequence ATGTTTAGTATTATCTACCTGCTATTACTCATCGGCTCCGGAGCAATTTTTGTAAGTGGAATCAGAAAAGAAAAAACTTCTCAAATTACCGCAGGCTTACTACTCTTCCTGCTGGTGCTTGCTTTTTTCTGGTTTCTGAATTTCTGGTCTGAAAAGCTTTGGTTTGATTCGCTGGGTTATACAGATCGTTTCTGGATTCTGGAACTGGCAGAATGGGGCGTAGCAGCAGCAGCCCTGGTTGTAGGGGCATTGGTTACCTGGCTGGTATTGCTGGGAATTTCTCGCGAAAGAAGATGGATCAGATACCTGGGCCTGGTGCTAGGGGGCCTGTATGCAATGAATTGGGGCTGGGCAAACTGGCCACTGCTGCTGCTTTTTATCAACCAGGTACCTACTGCAATAACAGATCCCATATTTGGGATGACAACGAGTTTTTACTTCTTCAGCCTGCCTTTTTTCAATGCAGTCCTGAACCTGCTGCTTGCACTTTTAGCCATTGCCATTATTGCTTCGCTGCTGGTTATATTTGTTGACCCAGAAAGCTGGCGCAGAATACTGGACCCCAAAAGGTGGCAGAATTTCAGCTGGAATCAGCAGGCCTTCTCCTCGTTTGTAGATCCTGCCCTATACAACCCTTTGTTCATGAATGCCGGCCTGTTTCTGCTGGTGCTGGCAGTAAAGAAATATCTGGACCGCTTTGAGCTAATGTATTCCGCCAGTGGTGTAGTGTACGGGCCTGGCTGGACAGATGTAAATGTACGGCTGCCAATGATTTGGGTGGTGATAGGCGTAACCGTCTTTATGGGTATTTTGCTGCTCCTCTCTCCGCTTCGCAGCAGGCTCAGATATTGGCTGTCCGGCCGCAGCAGGCTGTTTGGGGGTAATCCAGGCAGCTTTTTACTGGTGCTGCTGGGCTTTCTGGCACTGGTTTGGTTTGTGGCACTGAGTGTTATACCAGGTCTTTTTCAGAACTTTAAGGTTAATCCAAATGAAATTACACTGGAACAACCCTACATCCTCAACAACATTCAATTTACCCAACAAGCTTTCAACCTCCATAAAATACAGGAAAGAGAGTATCCGGTTATCAATACCTTTAACCGGCAAACCGTTCAGGAAAATGAAGGTATTTTTTCAAACATACGGCTGTGGGATTACAGGGCGCTGGACGAGGTGTATAAACAATTTCAGGAATTCAGGCTGTACTATGAATTTGAAGATATCGATATTGACCGTTACCGCTACAATGGTCAATACAAACAGGTAATGATATCGGCCAGGGAGCTAGATGTAAATAACCTGCCGGCACAAAGCCAGACTTTTGTCAACAGGAAATTTAAATATACTCATGGCTTTGGTGTGGTGCTGAACGATGTAAGCGAGTTTACTCCAAGTGGATTACCCGAGCTGCTGGTCAGCAACATCCCTCCTGTCAGTAAATTTCCAGAGCTTGCTGTTGAACAGCCACGCATTTATTACGGCGAACATGCCGACGAATATGTAGTGGCAAATTCTGCGGAAGAAGAATTTGATTACCCCAGCGGTGATAATAATGTGTACAATAAATATGATGGTACGGGTGGGGTACGCCTGGATAATTTCTGGCAGCAGTTCCTTTTTGCTTATAAGTTTAACGAAACTAAGCTCCTGTTTTCGGGCTACCCTCAGAACGACAGCCGCATAATGTTTCACAGGAGCATCAGGCAAAGAGTACAAAGACTTGCTCCCTTCCTGCAATTTGACAATGACCCCTACATTGTGCTGGCAGATGGAAAGCTGTACTGGATGATCGATGCCTACACAGTATCTAACAACTACCCCTACAGCCAGCCTTATGCATCTGTGGAAAGTGACATTCAGCGACAGGAGCGTGCCGATGTGCAGCGAGGGGCAGAACGTTCTTTAAGGAGTATCAATTACATCAGAAATTCTGTTAAAGTAGTGGTAGATGCTTATAACGGGTCTGCAGATTTCTATATGTTCGATCAAGATGATCCCCTGATCAGGACATGGGATAACATTGTTCCCGGACTGATGAAGCCCTGGCAGGAAATGCCGCAAAGCCTGCTGGACCACATAAGGTATCCGGTAGATCTTTTGCTGATCCAGGGGATCGTTTATGCCAAATACCACATGATGGATCCAACTGTTTTTTACAACCAGGAAGACCTGTGGGTAAGGGCAACAGAAAAATATTACGACAGGGTGCAGCCGGTAGAGCCCTATTATATTATGTGGCAATTACCAGAGGCACAGGATCATTCCTTTGTGCTGATGATGCCTTTTACCCCGAAGAACCGCCAGGTGCTTAATGGCTGGCTGGCCGGCATGTGCGATCCTGAAAATTACGGTGAGCTGCTGGCGTACAATTTTCCTAAAGATAAACGGGTAATTGGACCGCAGCAGGTAGAAACAAAGATCGATCAGGATCCTAACCTGTCGTCGCAGCTGTCGCTTTGGGACCAGCGTGGTTCCAGGGTAATACGGGGCAATGTTCTGGCCATACCAGTGAATGAAACTCTCTTTTATGTAGAGCCCATTTACCTGCAGGCCGAAACGGCTGCCTATCCGGAACTGCGGCTGGTGGTGGTAATGCACAACGATAACATGGCTTACGCTCCTACCTTTGAGGCAGCCCTGCAGCAGGTATTAGCTGGCACCGATGAGGCTATTGCAGCGCGAAGAAGTGAAGCAACTGCTGGGGAAGAAGGTATCGACACTGCGGAGGCTGGCAGTGCAGAAAGCCCTCTGCAGGCTATACCACAGGGCTTAAATGAGCGTGTGCGGGCGGCCAACCAGGCTTTTGAAGATTACCTCCGTTATACCGGCGACAGGGATTTTCAGCGGGCCTCCGAAGCACTGAACAGACTGGAAGAGAATCTGAAAGCGCTGGAAAGTGAACAGCAGTAG
- a CDS encoding 2,3-diketo-L-gulonate reductase (COG2055 Malate/L-lactate dehydrogenases) yields MSATQNSQPAQDSLRIPYQQMEATFLQILLKNGYAEEDARACAKIFMENSLEGVYTHGVNRFSRFVEYTQKGYVIAGEKAECKHSSAALEQWDGRLGPGPLNALKCTERAMELARQWGIGCVALANTNHWMRGGTYGWKAATKGFVFIGWTNTIANMPAWGALDNKLGNNPLVLALPFGSDAIVLDIAMSQYSYGSLEAQQLKGKPLPVAGGWDENGALTTDADAILKTRSVVPAGYWKGAGLSLLLDLLATLLSGGLSTAEISKKEAEYGVSQVFIALDTKRLSHHSAIHQLVTDIINDYHASRAADENSSIRYPGERVLKDREKNLQEGIPVNKEVWDGIKALL; encoded by the coding sequence ATGTCTGCCACTCAAAACTCCCAGCCAGCACAGGATAGTTTACGCATTCCCTATCAGCAGATGGAAGCTACTTTTCTGCAGATACTATTGAAAAATGGTTATGCAGAAGAAGATGCCAGGGCTTGTGCAAAGATATTTATGGAGAATAGCCTGGAGGGGGTTTATACACACGGAGTAAACCGCTTTTCCAGATTTGTTGAGTACACGCAAAAAGGCTATGTGATAGCAGGAGAAAAAGCTGAATGTAAACACAGCTCTGCGGCTTTGGAACAATGGGATGGCAGGCTCGGACCTGGCCCGCTAAATGCACTGAAGTGCACCGAGAGGGCTATGGAGCTTGCCCGCCAATGGGGAATAGGCTGTGTTGCCCTGGCAAATACCAACCACTGGATGCGGGGTGGCACTTATGGATGGAAGGCAGCAACAAAGGGGTTTGTCTTTATCGGCTGGACCAATACCATTGCTAACATGCCTGCATGGGGTGCATTAGACAATAAACTGGGCAACAACCCGCTGGTACTGGCACTTCCATTTGGTAGTGATGCAATTGTACTGGACATAGCCATGTCGCAGTACTCGTATGGTTCGCTGGAAGCGCAGCAGCTAAAGGGAAAGCCACTACCCGTAGCAGGTGGCTGGGATGAAAACGGTGCTTTAACGACAGATGCTGATGCAATTTTAAAAACCCGAAGTGTGGTACCGGCAGGATACTGGAAGGGTGCAGGCCTCTCTCTCCTGCTCGACTTGCTGGCTACTTTGCTTTCCGGTGGTTTATCTACAGCCGAAATCAGCAAAAAAGAAGCAGAATATGGGGTGTCACAGGTATTTATCGCCCTCGATACTAAACGTCTGTCACACCATTCGGCCATCCATCAATTAGTTACTGACATTATTAACGACTACCATGCTTCCCGTGCAGCTGATGAAAACAGCAGTATTCGTTATCCGGGCGAGCGGGTGCTGAAAGACCGGGAGAAAAATCTGCAGGAGGGAATTCCGGTAAACAAAGAGGTATGGGATGGAATAAAGGCGCTTCTTTAG
- a CDS encoding ABC transporter (COG1119 ABC-type molybdenum transport system, ATPase component/photorepair protein PhrA), producing the protein MNEQLITFKDITVRYLNKVIFENLSFKVNRGENWAITGTSGSGKSALLETLAGNFNIIKGHAAYPFFEKYVDRNNIKDPLIRWQQLIAHIAARHNFRTLSNTTEIYFQQRFNAADVENLPTVINYLTTQLPLSHSSVWTYQHTIERLKLTNLLDKQLIMLSNGETKRLLLAAALLRNPVLLLLDNPLSGLDLEARQDFNKLLPEITASGIGVVMTTARTEIPKGITHIAELERGKIIRQIPKSSYAAEKTDSQASPTINTTELEAMLHIHPPRSYNSLIDMQDVSIRYGEKVVLKNINWKVKQGENWALMGHNGAGKSTLLSLINADNPQAYANHIVLFDVLKGQGESIWDIKKKIGFVSPELFQYFPMDSSCLQVVESGFYDTLGFIRSQSKENTELSLRWMRLLEIEEHAGKTLKSVSASVQRLCLLARALVKNPPLLILDEPVQGLDLHQQEHFKQLINMICQSGNTSLIYVSHYQEEIPSCVTHMLRLEQGKIIS; encoded by the coding sequence ATGAATGAACAACTTATTACTTTCAAAGACATTACCGTCAGATATCTGAATAAAGTAATTTTTGAAAATTTAAGCTTTAAGGTTAATCGGGGGGAGAACTGGGCAATTACCGGAACCAGCGGGTCGGGCAAAAGTGCTCTGCTCGAAACTTTGGCTGGTAATTTCAATATAATCAAAGGCCACGCTGCCTATCCTTTTTTTGAAAAATATGTCGATAGAAACAACATCAAAGACCCTCTCATCAGGTGGCAGCAGTTAATAGCCCATATTGCTGCCAGACATAACTTCCGAACCCTCTCAAATACCACAGAAATCTATTTTCAGCAGCGCTTCAATGCAGCAGATGTAGAAAACCTGCCAACGGTTATAAATTACCTGACAACACAGCTTCCGCTTTCCCATTCCTCGGTCTGGACCTACCAACATACTATTGAACGTCTTAAGCTTACCAATCTGCTGGATAAGCAGCTGATCATGTTATCAAACGGAGAAACTAAAAGACTGCTGCTGGCTGCTGCCCTGCTGCGCAACCCTGTGTTGCTGCTGCTGGATAATCCGCTAAGTGGGCTTGATTTGGAGGCAAGGCAGGATTTTAACAAGCTCCTGCCGGAGATCACTGCTTCCGGTATCGGTGTTGTGATGACCACCGCACGCACTGAAATTCCTAAGGGTATTACGCACATTGCCGAGCTGGAACGTGGCAAGATCATCAGACAAATACCAAAAAGCAGTTATGCTGCTGAAAAAACGGATTCTCAGGCCTCTCCCACTATCAACACAACCGAACTGGAGGCTATGTTACATATACATCCTCCCCGCAGCTACAACAGCCTGATTGACATGCAGGATGTAAGCATCAGGTATGGCGAAAAAGTGGTGCTAAAAAATATTAACTGGAAGGTAAAACAGGGGGAAAACTGGGCGCTGATGGGGCATAATGGTGCGGGGAAATCAACCCTGCTGAGTTTGATCAATGCAGATAACCCCCAGGCCTATGCCAATCATATTGTACTGTTTGATGTACTGAAGGGCCAGGGGGAATCTATTTGGGATATTAAAAAGAAGATAGGCTTTGTCTCGCCGGAGCTGTTTCAGTATTTTCCTATGGATAGCAGCTGTCTGCAGGTGGTGGAGTCTGGCTTTTACGATACCCTAGGCTTTATCCGCAGCCAAAGCAAAGAAAACACTGAGTTGTCCTTGCGATGGATGCGTCTGCTGGAAATAGAGGAACATGCAGGTAAAACCTTAAAAAGTGTATCGGCCAGTGTGCAGCGACTGTGCCTGCTGGCCAGGGCACTGGTTAAAAATCCGCCACTGCTGATCCTCGACGAACCGGTGCAGGGCCTGGACCTGCATCAGCAGGAGCATTTCAAACAATTGATAAATATGATTTGCCAGTCTGGCAATACATCGCTCATTTACGTAAGCCATTACCAGGAGGAAATACCTTCTTGTGTAACACATATGCTCAGGCTTGAGCAGGGAAAAATTATTTCATAG
- a CDS encoding nucleoside hydrolase (COG1957 Inosine-uridine nucleoside N-ribohydrolase): protein MSSAVFSQVKIIFDTDLGADADDLGALAMLHGFVENKECELLGIMVWSNEVSVIPAIDAINRYYNHPDIPLGIRAGEAYTIDWNHSKAIADRLPNSLKNEDVQEATSLYRKILSENKDGSIVLVTVGPLMNIKNLIESGPDEYSDLSGKELLHRKVKEMVVMGGQYPEGKKEWNFWGQMPGVTKYVFDHIQLPVVFVGYEIGEAIRTGEVFNDTNPDSPLYIGYKYFSEHASWINKDYKGAILDNATFDQTAVLYAVKGGVGTYWDKVEGGFNQIDEEGNNRWVKGKKTNQSFLRLTEDPETMASIIEGLMLYND, encoded by the coding sequence ATGTCATCTGCAGTTTTTTCGCAAGTCAAAATCATCTTCGATACAGATCTGGGTGCAGATGCCGATGATTTGGGTGCACTTGCCATGTTACATGGATTTGTAGAAAACAAAGAATGTGAGCTACTGGGTATTATGGTGTGGAGTAACGAAGTTTCCGTTATTCCAGCCATTGATGCAATCAACCGGTATTATAATCATCCTGACATTCCGCTGGGCATACGTGCAGGCGAAGCCTATACGATTGATTGGAATCACAGCAAAGCCATTGCCGATCGCCTCCCGAACAGTTTGAAAAATGAAGATGTGCAGGAGGCAACTTCACTCTATCGTAAAATTCTTTCTGAAAATAAAGACGGCAGCATTGTGCTGGTCACTGTTGGCCCGCTGATGAACATTAAAAATCTAATTGAATCCGGTCCTGATGAGTATTCAGATTTGAGTGGTAAAGAGCTGCTGCACCGCAAAGTAAAAGAGATGGTTGTAATGGGTGGCCAGTATCCGGAAGGCAAAAAAGAATGGAATTTCTGGGGTCAGATGCCGGGTGTTACCAAATATGTATTTGATCATATTCAGCTGCCTGTCGTATTCGTGGGCTATGAGATTGGAGAGGCAATCCGAACCGGTGAAGTGTTTAATGATACCAATCCGGATTCTCCCCTATACATTGGCTATAAGTATTTCAGTGAACATGCCTCCTGGATCAACAAGGATTATAAGGGTGCTATCCTCGACAATGCAACCTTCGATCAAACAGCCGTTCTTTATGCTGTTAAGGGAGGCGTAGGAACCTACTGGGACAAAGTGGAGGGAGGCTTTAACCAGATTGACGAAGAAGGCAACAATCGCTGGGTGAAAGGAAAAAAAACAAACCAATCGTTTCTCAGGCTAACAGAAGACCCTGAAACCATGGCCAGTATCATTGAGGGTCTTATGCTGTATAATGATTAA